A genomic region of Runella rosea contains the following coding sequences:
- a CDS encoding Gfo/Idh/MocA family oxidoreductase has translation MKENIPVSGSRRKFIKGSLATLAAFSIVPRHVLGKGYLAPSDQLTKAIVGVGGMGRGHIPYAGTKVVAICDVDKRHLKLALDQLEPGVKTFSDYRELIQLPEVDIVHVATPPHWHGIIAADAARAGKDVWCEKPMTRTIGEGKRLVEAVQQHGRIFRLNTWFRFESNFYGMNTTVKPIKKLVESGLLGWPLKVTVSRHTGFDWKFYWVGKTNLQPESIPAELDYDMWLGPAQYKPYSEHRVHGTFRGYWDYDGGGLGDMGQHYLDPIQYFLGKDDTSPISVEIDAPQQHTDAVGTWRRIEYTYADGCKIILDGEGKDESVPYIEGPKGKLYPNFRSDIPDLEKKLAAFPDSEPQVTDFVEAVKKRQKFALNEENGHRSCTIVNMGLTALRLGRSLKFDPVKQLFVDDEGANRLIDQPMRGPWTM, from the coding sequence ATGAAAGAAAATATACCTGTTTCCGGCTCCCGAAGAAAATTTATCAAAGGCTCACTTGCTACGCTGGCGGCCTTTTCGATTGTACCGCGTCACGTATTGGGCAAAGGCTATTTGGCCCCCAGTGACCAATTGACCAAAGCCATTGTTGGCGTAGGCGGCATGGGCCGTGGGCACATTCCTTACGCGGGCACCAAAGTAGTGGCTATTTGTGACGTAGACAAACGCCACCTCAAGCTGGCGCTTGACCAGTTGGAACCGGGTGTAAAAACCTTTTCTGACTACCGCGAATTGATTCAACTGCCCGAAGTGGATATTGTACACGTAGCTACTCCGCCGCATTGGCACGGAATTATCGCCGCCGATGCCGCCCGTGCGGGCAAAGACGTGTGGTGTGAAAAACCCATGACCCGCACCATCGGCGAAGGCAAACGCCTCGTGGAAGCGGTGCAGCAGCACGGTCGTATTTTTCGCTTAAATACTTGGTTCCGTTTTGAATCAAATTTTTATGGCATGAATACCACCGTAAAACCCATTAAAAAACTCGTGGAAAGTGGCTTGCTCGGCTGGCCGCTCAAAGTGACGGTAAGCCGTCATACGGGTTTTGATTGGAAATTTTATTGGGTCGGTAAAACAAATCTTCAACCCGAATCTATCCCCGCCGAATTGGACTATGACATGTGGCTGGGACCCGCGCAATACAAACCCTACAGCGAGCACCGCGTACACGGTACATTTCGTGGCTATTGGGACTACGACGGCGGTGGCTTGGGCGACATGGGACAGCATTATTTAGACCCGATTCAGTACTTTTTGGGCAAAGACGATACCAGCCCCATCAGTGTAGAAATTGACGCGCCGCAGCAACACACCGATGCCGTGGGTACGTGGAGACGCATTGAATATACGTATGCCGATGGCTGTAAAATCATTTTGGACGGAGAAGGTAAGGACGAAAGTGTTCCTTACATCGAAGGGCCTAAAGGGAAACTATACCCCAATTTCCGCTCTGATATTCCTGATTTAGAGAAAAAACTCGCGGCATTTCCCGATTCGGAGCCTCAAGTAACGGATTTTGTGGAAGCCGTGAAAAAGCGTCAAAAATTTGCGCTGAATGAAGAAAATGGCCACCGTTCTTGTACCATTGTCAACATGGGATTGACTGCGTTGCGTTTAGGGCGCTCGTTGAAATTTGACCCTGTTAAACAGTTATTCGTGGACGATGAAGGAGCCAATCGCCTCATAGATCAGCCCATGCGCGGCCCTTGGACCATGTAA
- a CDS encoding family 16 glycoside hydrolase → MKKIQYILIALLVSGSMATAQVDNRITALLGQFPAQNAKQLQKNMDDMAALGKSGIIQLASGLVPSAKGNNAKVQYALGGFSSFVMQPGKEEWRKMAAEAYAEALSKVTDKDNQAFLLFQLQQVGKEESVSPLSAYLNDEKLSGPAARALARIGSSTASQALLKALNGASGEAQISIVEALGDSRFAEAAPAIEKLASSSDLKGRKVALYALAMIGAPSSESILMGAAAKASYVYDEANATSSYLTYLGRLTENGNKALTVKAATALLKNATQTPTRSAALKLLADAQGAASIPVLLKALQSTDINYRVAALKYAQKYITPATTGQFLATMPTLKPVAQAEVIGVLGETGVKSALPVILKNLSNKESGVKLAAIKAAGRIGQEGVLPNLLGVLKKGTPDEVTAVKNALLVMKGDKVVDQIATALPSMPASAQPALLEVLAARAADSKIEVVLAQLKNNNANVKAAAFAALKSVSSSKDMPTLVGLLNSVSASQEVLSTQEAITAVVKKTGDAFQQTNTVLEQMNAAPADKKPNYLRILANIGGKKALSTVAAAFQNGDAATQNAALNALSDWKDASAASELYKIGKNTTDASYLDQAVSGYIKAANRLNQTPTQKVLMLRKAMDMSKTAAQKESILKELVRNRTFNALILAGNYLDDTQLQQTAAQVVINSALANKDFQGDAVRQLLNKALNFATNNEQKEAVKKHLAEMPAGEGFVSLFNGKDLTGWKGLVANPIARAKMHPDTLAAKQAKADEMMRKGWVVKDGELIFTGHGDNLCTVKKYGDFEMYVDWRIEPKGDAGIYLRGSPQVQVWDTSRVEVGAQVGSGGLYNNQKNPSKPLKLADNAIGDWNTFYIQMKGDRVTVRLNGELVVDNVILENYWDRKQPIFPMEQLELQAHGTLVAYRDIYVRELPQTKPFVLSEQEKQDNFKMLFDGTNMFEWMGNTTDYVMEDGAMVIYPNRGGKGNLYTKDEYSDFEFRFEFQLTPGSNNGLGIRAPLQGDAAYVGTELQILDNEAEIYKNLQPYQYHGSAYGIIAAKRGYLKPVGEWNYQEVVVKGSKLKVTLNGTVILDGDLAEASKNGTADHRDHPGLSRTSGYIGFLGHGDVVRFRNIRVKDLSIPPPPPPVEPEKVIEKKRKRKK, encoded by the coding sequence ATGAAAAAAATACAATATATACTGATTGCTCTTTTGGTGAGCGGGTCGATGGCCACGGCGCAGGTTGACAACCGAATCACCGCGCTATTGGGACAGTTCCCTGCCCAAAATGCCAAACAATTGCAAAAAAACATGGACGATATGGCCGCTTTGGGTAAGTCGGGTATTATCCAATTAGCCTCGGGGTTGGTGCCTTCGGCCAAAGGAAATAACGCCAAAGTACAATACGCACTTGGCGGCTTCTCGTCCTTTGTAATGCAACCAGGCAAGGAAGAATGGCGAAAAATGGCCGCCGAAGCCTACGCCGAAGCCTTGAGTAAAGTGACTGACAAAGACAATCAAGCCTTTCTTCTTTTTCAACTTCAACAGGTGGGTAAAGAGGAAAGCGTCAGCCCATTGTCGGCTTATCTAAACGACGAAAAACTCAGTGGGCCTGCCGCTCGGGCGCTGGCAAGAATAGGCTCTTCAACGGCGAGTCAAGCACTATTGAAAGCATTGAATGGTGCTTCTGGCGAGGCTCAGATTTCTATTGTGGAGGCCTTAGGAGACAGCCGCTTTGCGGAAGCTGCGCCCGCGATTGAGAAATTAGCGTCTAGTAGTGACCTAAAAGGCAGAAAGGTAGCGCTTTATGCGTTGGCAATGATTGGTGCTCCGTCGTCAGAAAGTATCCTCATGGGTGCGGCAGCCAAGGCTTCTTACGTATATGATGAAGCCAATGCTACCTCTTCGTATCTTACTTATTTGGGTCGACTGACCGAGAATGGGAATAAAGCTCTGACGGTAAAAGCGGCCACGGCTTTGTTGAAAAACGCCACCCAAACGCCGACGCGCTCGGCGGCATTGAAATTATTGGCCGACGCACAGGGCGCAGCCAGCATTCCTGTATTGCTCAAAGCGTTGCAAAGCACTGACATCAATTACCGGGTAGCGGCCCTGAAATACGCGCAGAAATACATTACTCCTGCCACAACTGGTCAGTTTTTGGCAACCATGCCCACCTTGAAACCCGTAGCGCAAGCCGAGGTGATTGGGGTATTGGGAGAAACGGGAGTGAAATCGGCATTGCCAGTCATTCTTAAAAACTTGTCTAATAAAGAAAGTGGTGTAAAATTGGCGGCAATCAAGGCTGCTGGAAGAATTGGGCAGGAAGGTGTTTTGCCTAACTTATTGGGCGTCCTGAAAAAAGGCACACCAGATGAAGTAACTGCCGTCAAAAATGCGTTGCTTGTCATGAAAGGCGACAAAGTAGTAGACCAAATCGCGACCGCGCTTCCTTCCATGCCTGCAAGTGCACAGCCCGCATTGCTCGAAGTATTGGCGGCCCGTGCGGCCGATAGCAAAATAGAGGTGGTTTTGGCACAATTAAAAAATAACAATGCCAACGTAAAAGCAGCGGCTTTTGCGGCGCTGAAAAGTGTTTCTTCGTCTAAAGACATGCCTACCTTGGTGGGGCTATTGAATAGTGTTTCGGCTTCACAAGAGGTGCTTTCAACGCAGGAAGCAATAACAGCCGTGGTAAAGAAAACAGGCGATGCTTTTCAGCAAACCAACACCGTATTGGAACAGATGAACGCGGCACCGGCGGATAAGAAACCCAATTATTTGCGCATTTTGGCCAATATCGGGGGTAAAAAAGCATTGTCAACCGTGGCGGCAGCTTTTCAAAATGGCGATGCGGCCACCCAAAACGCGGCCCTGAATGCTCTTTCCGATTGGAAAGATGCCAGTGCTGCTTCAGAACTGTATAAAATTGGGAAAAACACCACCGATGCAAGCTACCTTGATCAAGCAGTGAGTGGCTATATCAAAGCGGCCAATCGGCTGAATCAAACGCCCACGCAAAAAGTATTGATGCTGCGTAAGGCAATGGATATGTCTAAAACTGCCGCCCAGAAAGAGAGTATTCTGAAAGAACTCGTGCGCAATCGCACCTTCAATGCGTTGATTTTGGCGGGTAATTATTTGGATGATACCCAATTGCAGCAAACTGCCGCGCAAGTGGTGATTAATAGCGCATTGGCCAACAAAGATTTTCAGGGCGATGCCGTACGTCAATTGTTAAATAAAGCCCTGAATTTTGCCACCAATAATGAACAAAAGGAGGCCGTTAAGAAGCATTTGGCCGAAATGCCAGCGGGCGAAGGGTTTGTTTCGTTGTTTAACGGAAAAGACCTGACAGGCTGGAAAGGTTTGGTCGCCAACCCCATTGCCCGGGCCAAAATGCACCCCGATACGCTCGCCGCCAAACAGGCAAAAGCCGACGAAATGATGCGGAAAGGCTGGGTTGTTAAAGATGGCGAACTCATCTTTACGGGCCACGGTGATAATCTCTGCACGGTAAAAAAATACGGTGATTTTGAAATGTACGTTGATTGGCGCATTGAACCTAAAGGCGATGCTGGTATCTATTTGCGTGGTTCGCCGCAGGTTCAGGTGTGGGATACCTCCCGCGTAGAAGTAGGTGCACAGGTAGGCTCGGGCGGTCTGTACAATAACCAAAAGAACCCCAGCAAGCCGCTTAAATTGGCCGACAACGCCATTGGCGATTGGAACACGTTCTACATCCAAATGAAAGGCGACCGCGTAACGGTGCGGCTCAATGGTGAATTGGTAGTAGATAATGTTATTCTGGAAAACTACTGGGACCGTAAGCAACCCATTTTTCCGATGGAACAGTTAGAACTCCAAGCCCATGGCACACTTGTGGCCTATCGTGACATTTATGTTCGTGAATTGCCCCAAACAAAGCCGTTTGTATTGAGCGAACAGGAAAAACAGGATAACTTTAAAATGCTGTTTGACGGCACCAACATGTTTGAGTGGATGGGCAATACCACCGATTATGTCATGGAAGATGGAGCAATGGTGATTTATCCCAACCGTGGTGGAAAAGGCAATCTGTACACCAAAGACGAATACAGCGATTTTGAGTTCCGTTTTGAATTCCAATTGACGCCCGGCTCCAACAATGGCTTGGGCATTCGGGCGCCGTTGCAAGGCGATGCCGCTTACGTCGGAACGGAACTGCAGATTCTGGACAATGAGGCCGAAATCTATAAGAACCTACAGCCCTATCAGTACCACGGCTCGGCCTACGGCATCATTGCTGCCAAGCGGGGTTACCTCAAACCCGTCGGTGAGTGGAATTATCAGGAAGTGGTTGTCAAAGGCTCTAAATTAAAAGTAACGCTTAATG
- the porG gene encoding type IX secretion system protein PorG, with protein MGFLVGAFCLQVNAQRINIGAGVGGLNYKGDLSPAFNPRNYLPAGHALFRYNLSPSVSLRAGGTFGLVGAKDSRSSDPFNQARNASFRSSMLEGSLITEYNFLNYSQKRKAKNWTPYLFGGLGFYKFNPRNKTADYKTTQMNIPFGAGVKWEFKRPWSLEFEFGTRKLFTDYLDDLGDNVPINQKIQLGNPTTKDMYYYTSITLSYTFYSIICPPGFSTDY; from the coding sequence ATGGGCTTCCTTGTGGGAGCCTTTTGTTTACAGGTCAATGCCCAACGCATCAATATCGGAGCTGGGGTGGGAGGATTAAATTATAAGGGTGACTTGTCGCCGGCTTTTAATCCTCGCAATTATCTTCCAGCAGGCCATGCCTTGTTCCGATACAATCTCAGCCCCTCGGTTTCGCTCCGGGCGGGCGGTACGTTTGGTTTGGTAGGCGCAAAAGACAGCCGCTCTTCCGACCCGTTCAACCAAGCTCGTAATGCGTCTTTTAGGTCTTCGATGCTGGAAGGAAGTCTCATTACAGAATACAATTTTTTGAATTATTCTCAAAAGCGAAAAGCGAAAAACTGGACGCCGTATCTTTTTGGAGGATTAGGATTTTATAAGTTTAATCCGCGCAACAAAACAGCAGATTACAAAACTACCCAAATGAATATCCCATTTGGCGCGGGCGTAAAATGGGAGTTTAAGCGCCCTTGGAGCCTTGAATTTGAATTTGGTACGCGTAAGTTATTTACTGATTATCTGGATGATTTGGGGGATAATGTCCCCATTAATCAAAAGATTCAACTGGGCAATCCTACCACCAAGGATATGTATTATTATACTTCAATCACGCTCAGTTATACCTTTTATTCAATTATTTGTCCGCCTGGTTTTTCTACGGATTATTAA
- a CDS encoding dipeptide epimerase — translation MQLFFHRFDLRLRHTFTIAHDSRDVQPTLVVELREGAMSGFGEATSNKYYGITIEGMVEALENIRERIESYDLQSPEDFWAFVHPFLLNNPFAQCALDEAANDLWAKKRHQKLYKAWGLSAENIPMTNYTIGIDTVEKMVAKMKELPWPIYKIKLGTADDLAIIKELRIHTDAIFRVDANCAWTADQAIQYSYELKALGVEFIEQPLKADDWEGMKRVFDQSALPCIADESCIVESDVAKCYGYFHGVNVKLTKCGGLTPARRMIAEAKALGMKTMVGCMNETSVGISAIAHLLPILDYVDMDGTLLISNDPASGVTFDYGKVIFAPENGTGAALL, via the coding sequence ATGCAACTTTTTTTCCACCGCTTCGATTTACGTCTTCGTCATACATTTACCATTGCACACGACTCGCGGGATGTTCAGCCAACGCTCGTGGTGGAACTGCGCGAAGGCGCTATGAGTGGATTTGGAGAAGCGACTTCCAATAAATACTACGGCATTACGATTGAAGGCATGGTGGAAGCGTTGGAAAATATCCGCGAACGCATCGAAAGCTACGACCTCCAATCGCCAGAAGATTTTTGGGCATTTGTTCATCCATTTCTTCTGAACAATCCCTTTGCCCAATGTGCTTTGGATGAGGCCGCTAATGACCTTTGGGCCAAAAAACGTCATCAAAAGTTGTACAAAGCATGGGGGCTTTCTGCCGAGAATATCCCGATGACCAACTATACGATCGGCATTGATACGGTGGAAAAAATGGTCGCTAAAATGAAAGAATTGCCTTGGCCAATCTATAAAATTAAGCTCGGCACTGCCGACGATTTAGCCATCATTAAAGAACTTCGTATACACACCGATGCCATTTTTCGTGTAGATGCAAACTGCGCCTGGACGGCCGACCAAGCGATTCAGTACAGCTATGAATTGAAAGCCTTAGGCGTTGAATTCATAGAACAACCCCTCAAAGCTGACGATTGGGAAGGCATGAAGCGTGTTTTTGACCAAAGCGCCTTGCCCTGCATTGCCGACGAAAGTTGCATTGTAGAGTCAGATGTGGCCAAATGTTACGGATATTTTCACGGGGTCAATGTCAAACTCACCAAATGCGGTGGCCTCACGCCCGCCCGCAGAATGATTGCCGAAGCAAAAGCTTTGGGAATGAAAACCATGGTAGGCTGCATGAATGAAACGAGCGTGGGGATTTCTGCCATTGCCCACTTACTACCAATACTGGATTATGTTGACATGGATGGCACGTTGCTCATTTCCAACGACCCTGCTTCAGGCGTAACTTTCGATTACGGTAAGGTGATTTTTGCCCCTGAAAACGGCACTGGTGCGGCGCTCCTTTAA
- a CDS encoding NAD kinase — protein sequence MKIAIHGRSFTTDTQPYVQALFDILKSKQIDYSISSSFYSFLLSAGVNPYTEKNYPHPHGAPDADFIFSIGGDGTLLESVMQSRSRQIPILGINTGRLGFLATVSPPMINDSLDALFQGNFQTEDRTLVSLLSDTDLFEDYNFALNDFTITKTDTSSMITVHAYLDGEFLNSYWADGLIVSTPTGSTGYSLSCGGPVVLPTNDVFVITPISPHNLNVRPMIIPDVSKLSFRVESRSSNFLVSLDSRFRIVDSTVTLLVKKELFKARLVKLSQDNFVQTLRTKLHWGLDARN from the coding sequence ATGAAAATCGCCATTCACGGACGCAGTTTTACAACCGACACGCAGCCTTACGTACAGGCATTGTTCGACATTCTGAAGAGTAAGCAAATAGACTATTCTATTTCTTCTTCTTTTTATTCTTTTTTGTTGAGTGCTGGGGTCAATCCTTACACCGAAAAGAACTACCCGCACCCCCACGGTGCTCCTGATGCTGATTTTATTTTCAGTATCGGCGGTGACGGCACCCTGCTGGAATCGGTCATGCAATCGCGTTCGCGGCAAATCCCCATTTTAGGTATCAATACGGGCCGCCTTGGTTTCTTAGCCACGGTTTCTCCGCCCATGATTAATGATTCGCTGGACGCGCTCTTTCAGGGGAATTTTCAAACGGAAGACCGTACATTGGTAAGTTTATTGTCTGATACCGACCTGTTTGAAGATTATAACTTTGCCCTCAACGATTTTACCATTACCAAAACGGACACCTCTTCCATGATTACGGTACACGCCTATTTGGACGGAGAGTTCCTGAATTCTTACTGGGCAGATGGTCTGATTGTTTCAACCCCAACGGGTTCTACGGGCTACTCACTGAGTTGTGGTGGCCCAGTGGTATTGCCAACAAACGATGTTTTTGTGATTACGCCCATCAGTCCGCACAACCTCAATGTTCGTCCCATGATTATTCCAGATGTGAGCAAATTAAGTTTCAGGGTCGAAAGTCGGAGCAGTAATTTTCTAGTCTCGTTAGATTCTCGCTTCAGGATTGTGGATTCAACCGTCACCTTACTGGTTAAGAAAGAACTCTTTAAGGCGCGTTTGGTAAAATTGAGCCAAGATAACTTTGTGCAGACCTTACGGACCAAATTACATTGGGGTTTGGATGCTAGAAACTAA